A window of Sulfurimonas gotlandica GD1 contains these coding sequences:
- a CDS encoding flagellin codes for MGFRINTNIGAMNAHRNATMNNVGLDKSLNALSSGLRINKAADDSAGLAIANKLSAQSQGLGQAIRNSNDGIGLIQTADGALEEYGNILKRVSVLAVQAANDTQDTTSRGYIQQEVTALMEEAQDIATTTKFNGVNLLDATGGTAGAFTFHTGAYSTETQTVTIGDAQVSTLVGTTAATFTVSTRADAETTIAAIGTAITNVDGKRATLGAAQNKLESTIRNISVTEVNVKSAESQIRDVDFAAESATFAKHNILAQSGSYAMSQANAVQQNVLKLLQ; via the coding sequence ATGGGTTTTAGAATAAACACAAACATAGGCGCAATGAATGCCCACAGAAACGCTACAATGAACAATGTTGGACTTGATAAAAGTCTTAATGCATTAAGTTCAGGTCTTCGTATTAACAAAGCGGCTGATGATTCAGCTGGTCTAGCAATTGCAAACAAACTTTCTGCACAGTCTCAAGGTCTTGGTCAGGCAATTCGTAACTCAAATGACGGTATCGGTCTTATCCAAACTGCAGATGGTGCTTTAGAAGAGTATGGAAATATCTTAAAAAGAGTTAGTGTACTTGCTGTTCAAGCTGCCAATGATACTCAAGATACTACATCTCGTGGTTATATTCAACAAGAAGTTACAGCATTGATGGAAGAAGCACAAGATATTGCTACTACTACTAAATTTAATGGCGTTAATCTATTAGATGCTACAGGTGGTACTGCAGGTGCATTTACGTTTCATACAGGTGCTTACAGCACTGAGACACAAACTGTAACTATTGGAGATGCTCAGGTTTCTACATTGGTTGGTACAACAGCAGCTACTTTCACAGTATCTACAAGAGCAGATGCTGAGACAACAATCGCTGCAATAGGAACTGCAATCACAAATGTAGATGGAAAACGTGCAACACTTGGTGCGGCTCAAAATAAACTAGAGTCTACAATCAGAAATATTTCTGTAACAGAAGTGAATGTAAAATCAGCGGAGTCTCAGATCAGAGATGTTGACTTTGCAGCAGAATCAGCAACATTTGCAAAACATAATATTTTAGCTCAGTCTGGATCTTATGCGATGAGTCAAGCTAATGCTGTTCAGCAAAATGTATTGAAGTTACTTCAATAA
- a CDS encoding flagellin yields the protein MGFRINTNIGAMNAHRNATMNNIGLDKSLNSLSSGLRINKAADDSAGLAIANKLSAQSQGLGQSIRNSNDGIGLLQTADGALEEYGNILKRVRVLATQAANDTQDATSRGYIGQEVTALLAEANDIATTTKFNGVKILDGTAGSGAALGTFVFHTGAYTTETQSAAIGTATTAVLVTGATAVDTRANAEITIASMDESITKVDGKRATIGAAQNKLESTVRNISVTQVNIAAAESQIRDVDFAAESANFAKHNILAQSGSYAMSQANAVQQNVLRLLQ from the coding sequence ATGGGCTTTAGAATAAATACAAACATAGGTGCGATGAACGCACACAGAAACGCTACAATGAACAACATAGGACTTGACAAAAGTCTTAACTCGTTAAGTTCAGGTCTTCGTATCAACAAAGCGGCTGATGATTCAGCTGGTCTAGCGATTGCAAACAAACTTTCAGCACAGTCTCAAGGTCTTGGTCAGTCAATTAGAAATTCGAATGACGGTATTGGTCTTCTTCAAACTGCAGATGGTGCCTTAGAAGAGTATGGAAATATCTTAAAAAGAGTTAGAGTACTTGCAACTCAAGCAGCCAATGATACTCAAGATGCAACTTCACGTGGTTATATAGGTCAGGAAGTTACAGCTCTGTTAGCAGAAGCAAATGATATTGCTACTACTACTAAGTTCAATGGTGTAAAAATTCTTGATGGTACAGCAGGATCAGGTGCTGCACTTGGTACATTCGTATTCCATACAGGTGCCTATACTACTGAGACTCAAAGTGCTGCTATAGGTACTGCAACAACAGCGGTACTTGTTACAGGTGCTACAGCAGTTGATACTAGAGCAAATGCGGAAATTACTATTGCAAGTATGGATGAATCTATTACAAAAGTTGATGGAAAACGTGCAACAATAGGTGCGGCTCAGAACAAACTAGAGTCAACAGTTAGAAATATATCTGTAACTCAAGTAAATATTGCAGCAGCAGAGTCTCAAATTAGAGATGTTGACTTCGCAGCAGAAAGTGCAAACTTTGCTAAACATAATATTTTAGCTCAGTCTGGATCTTATGCAATGAGTCAAGCTAATGCTGTTCAGCAAAACGTTTTAAGATTGTTACAATAA
- a CDS encoding flagellin, producing the protein MGFRINTNIGAMNAHRNATMNNIGLDKSLNSLSSGLRINKAADDSAGLAIANKLSAQSQGLGQAVRNSNDGIGLIQTADGALEEYGNILKRVRVLAVQASNDTQDATSRGYISQEVQALLGEAQDIATTTKFNGVKLLDNTGGSVAGSFTFHTGAYTTEVQTVTIGNAEVSATVAGGAAAVLVTTRGDAEASILLMDNGIKAVDGKRATLGAAQNKLESTVRNISVTQVNIAAAESQIRDVDFAAESANFAKHNILAQSGSYAMSQANAVQQNVLRLLQ; encoded by the coding sequence ATGGGCTTTAGAATAAATACAAACATAGGTGCGATGAACGCACACAGAAACGCTACAATGAACAACATAGGACTTGACAAAAGTCTTAACTCGTTAAGTTCAGGTCTTCGTATCAACAAAGCGGCTGATGATTCAGCTGGTCTAGCGATTGCAAACAAACTTTCAGCACAGTCTCAAGGTCTTGGTCAAGCAGTTCGTAATTCAAATGACGGTATTGGTCTTATCCAAACTGCAGATGGTGCCTTAGAAGAGTATGGAAACATCTTAAAAAGAGTTAGAGTTCTAGCTGTTCAAGCTTCGAATGATACTCAAGATGCAACTTCACGTGGTTATATTTCTCAAGAAGTACAAGCACTTTTAGGTGAAGCACAAGATATTGCAACTACTACTAAATTTAATGGTGTAAAACTTTTAGATAATACTGGTGGTTCAGTAGCAGGTAGTTTTACATTCCATACAGGTGCATATACTACTGAAGTTCAAACAGTAACTATTGGTAATGCTGAAGTATCAGCTACAGTAGCTGGTGGTGCTGCTGCCGTATTAGTAACAACTCGTGGAGATGCTGAAGCTTCTATCCTTCTTATGGATAATGGTATTAAAGCAGTCGACGGAAAACGTGCAACACTTGGTGCGGCTCAGAACAAACTAGAGTCAACAGTTAGAAATATATCTGTAACTCAAGTAAATATTGCAGCAGCAGAGTCTCAAATTAGAGATGTTGACTTCGCAGCAGAAAGTGCAAACTTTGCTAAACATAATATTTTAGCTCAGTCTGGATCTTATGCGATGAGTCAAGCTAATGCTGTTCAGCAGAATGTTTTAAGACTTTTACAGTAG
- a CDS encoding flagellin, whose protein sequence is MGFRINTNIGAMNAHRNATMNNIGLDKSLNSLSSGLRINKAADDSAGLAIANKLSAQSQGLGQAVRNSNDGIGLIQTADGALEEYGNILKRVRVLAVQASNDTQDTTSRGYIQQEVTALLAEADDIATTTKFNGTKILDGTGGTAGAFTFHTGAYTTEVQTVTIGSAQAALIVSASSVSTRADAELAVAGMDVSIGRIDAKRATLGAAQNKLESTVRNISVTQVNIAAAESQIRDVDFAAESANFAKHNILAQSGSYAMSQANAVQQNVLRLLQ, encoded by the coding sequence ATGGGCTTTAGAATAAATACAAACATAGGTGCGATGAACGCGCACAGAAACGCTACAATGAACAACATAGGACTTGACAAAAGTCTTAACTCGTTAAGTTCAGGTCTTCGTATCAACAAAGCGGCTGATGATTCAGCTGGTCTAGCAATTGCAAACAAACTTTCGGCACAGTCTCAAGGTCTTGGTCAAGCAGTTCGTAATTCAAATGACGGTATCGGTCTTATCCAAACTGCAGATGGTGCCTTAGAAGAGTATGGAAACATCTTAAAAAGAGTTAGAGTTCTAGCTGTTCAAGCTTCGAATGATACTCAAGATACTACATCTCGTGGGTATATTCAACAAGAGGTTACGGCCTTATTGGCAGAAGCTGATGATATTGCTACTACTACTAAATTTAATGGTACAAAAATTCTTGATGGTACAGGTGGAACTGCTGGTGCATTTACATTCCATACAGGTGCATATACAACAGAGGTTCAAACTGTAACTATTGGTTCAGCTCAAGCTGCGCTGATTGTAAGTGCTTCAAGTGTAAGTACAAGAGCAGATGCAGAACTTGCGGTAGCAGGTATGGATGTATCTATTGGTAGAATTGATGCAAAACGTGCAACACTTGGTGCGGCTCAGAACAAACTAGAGTCAACAGTTAGAAATATATCTGTAACTCAAGTAAATATTGCAGCAGCAGAGTCTCAAATTAGAGATGTTGACTTCGCAGCAGAAAGTGCAAACTTTGCTAAACATAATATTTTAGCTCAGTCTGGATCTTATGCAATGAGTCAAGCTAATGCTGTTCAGCAGAATGTTTTAAGACTTTTACAGTAG
- a CDS encoding flagellin encodes MGFRINTNIGAMNAHRNATMNNIGLDKSLNSLSSGLRINKAADDSAGLAIANKLSAQSQGLGQAVRNSNDGIGLIQTADGALEEYGNILKRVRVLAVQAANDTQDTTSRGYIQQEVTALLAEADDIATTTKFNGVNLLDNTGGSVAGSFTFHTGAYTTEVQTVTIGDTQIAVMVSASSVSTRADAELAVAGMDVSIGRIDAKRATLGAAQNKLESTVRNISVTQVNIAAAESQIRDVDFAAESANFAKHNILAQSGSYAMSQANAVQQNVLRLLQ; translated from the coding sequence ATGGGCTTTAGAATAAATACAAACATAGGTGCGATGAACGCACACAGAAACGCTACAATGAACAACATAGGACTTGACAAAAGTCTTAACTCGTTAAGTTCAGGTCTTCGTATCAACAAAGCGGCTGATGATTCAGCTGGTCTAGCGATTGCAAACAAACTTTCAGCACAGTCTCAAGGTCTTGGTCAAGCAGTTCGTAATTCAAATGACGGTATTGGTCTTATCCAAACTGCAGATGGTGCCTTAGAAGAGTATGGAAATATCTTAAAAAGAGTTAGAGTTCTAGCTGTTCAAGCAGCCAATGATACTCAAGATACTACATCTCGTGGGTATATTCAACAAGAGGTTACGGCCTTATTGGCAGAAGCTGATGATATTGCTACTACTACTAAATTTAATGGTGTTAACCTTTTAGATAATACTGGTGGTTCAGTAGCTGGTAGTTTTACATTCCATACTGGTGCATATACAACTGAGGTTCAAACTGTAACAATTGGTGATACACAGATTGCAGTTATGGTAAGTGCTTCAAGTGTAAGTACAAGAGCAGATGCAGAACTTGCGGTAGCAGGTATGGATGTATCTATTGGTAGAATTGATGCAAAACGTGCAACACTTGGTGCGGCTCAGAACAAACTAGAGTCAACAGTTAGAAATATATCTGTAACTCAAGTAAATATTGCAGCAGCAGAGTCTCAAATTAGAGATGTTGACTTCGCAGCAGAATCAGCAAACTTCGCTAAACATAATATTTTAGCTCAGTCTGGATCTTATGCAATGAGTCAAGCTAATGCTGTTCAGCAAAACGTGCTTCGTCTACTTCAGTAG
- a CDS encoding flagellin, giving the protein MGFRINTNIGAMNAHRNATMNNIGLDKSLNSLSSGLRINKAADDSAGLAIANKLSAQSQGLGQAVRNSNDGIGLIQTADGALEEYGNILKRVRVLAVQASNDTQDATSRGYIGQEVTALLAEANDIATTTKFNGVNLLDGTGGTTGTFTFHTGAYTTEVQAVAIGSAQTAVLVTGGTAVNTRTAAEATISNMDTAIQAVDGKRATLGAAQNKLESTVRNISVTQVNIAAAESQIRDVDFAAESANFAKHNILAQSGSYAMSQANAVQQNVLRLLQ; this is encoded by the coding sequence ATGGGCTTTAGAATAAATACAAACATAGGTGCGATGAACGCACACAGAAACGCTACAATGAACAACATAGGACTTGACAAAAGTCTTAACTCGTTAAGTTCAGGTCTTCGTATCAACAAAGCGGCTGATGATTCAGCTGGTCTAGCGATTGCAAACAAACTTTCAGCACAGTCTCAAGGTCTTGGTCAAGCAGTTCGTAATTCAAATGACGGTATTGGTCTTATCCAAACTGCAGATGGTGCCTTAGAAGAGTATGGAAATATCTTAAAAAGAGTTAGAGTTCTAGCTGTTCAAGCTTCGAATGATACTCAAGATGCAACTTCACGTGGTTATATAGGTCAGGAAGTTACAGCTCTGTTAGCAGAAGCAAATGATATTGCTACTACTACTAAGTTCAATGGTGTAAATCTTTTAGATGGTACAGGTGGTACTACAGGTACTTTTACATTCCATACAGGTGCATATACAACTGAAGTTCAAGCAGTTGCAATTGGCTCAGCACAAACAGCTGTTTTAGTAACAGGTGGTACAGCTGTTAATACAAGAACAGCAGCAGAAGCTACAATATCTAATATGGATACTGCTATTCAAGCAGTCGACGGAAAACGTGCAACACTTGGTGCGGCTCAGAACAAACTAGAGTCAACAGTTAGAAATATATCTGTAACTCAAGTAAATATTGCAGCAGCAGAGTCTCAAATTAGAGATGTTGACTTCGCAGCAGAAAGTGCAAACTTTGCTAAACATAATATTTTAGCTCAGTCTGGATCTTATGCAATGAGTCAAGCTAATGCTGTTCAGCAGAATGTTTTAAGACTTTTACAGTAG
- a CDS encoding flagellin, giving the protein MGFRINTNIGAMNAHRNATMNNVGLDKSLNSLSSGLRINKAADDSAGLAIANKLSAQSQGLGQAVRNSNDGIGLLQTADGALEEYGQILKRVRVLAVQASNDTQDATSRGYISQEVQALLGEANDIATTTKFNGVGVLNGTGGAGADGTFIFHTGAYTTETQSTVIASATVAEILSAAATTVAVTTRGDAEASILKMDNAMQKIDAKRATIGAAQNKLESTVRNISVTQVNIAAAESQIRDVDFAAESANFAKHNILAQSGSYAMSQANAVQQNVLRLLQ; this is encoded by the coding sequence ATGGGCTTTAGAATAAATACAAATATAGGTGCGATGAACGCACACAGAAACGCAACAATGAATAATGTGGGATTAGATAAAAGTCTTAACTCTCTTTCATCAGGTCTTCGTATCAACAAAGCGGCTGATGATTCAGCTGGTCTAGCAATTGCAAACAAACTTTCAGCACAGTCTCAAGGTCTTGGTCAGGCAGTTCGTAACTCAAATGACGGTATTGGCCTTCTTCAAACTGCAGACGGTGCGTTAGAAGAGTATGGACAGATTTTAAAAAGAGTTAGAGTTCTAGCTGTTCAAGCTTCGAATGATACTCAAGATGCTACATCAAGAGGTTATATCTCTCAAGAGGTACAAGCACTTTTAGGTGAAGCAAATGATATTGCTACTACTACAAAATTTAATGGAGTAGGTGTGCTTAACGGTACTGGTGGTGCTGGTGCAGATGGTACATTCATATTTCATACTGGTGCATATACTACTGAGACGCAAAGTACAGTGATTGCATCAGCTACGGTAGCAGAAATTCTTAGTGCTGCAGCTACTACAGTTGCAGTAACTACTCGTGGTGATGCTGAAGCTTCAATCCTTAAAATGGATAATGCAATGCAAAAAATTGATGCAAAACGTGCAACAATAGGTGCGGCTCAGAACAAACTAGAGTCAACAGTTAGAAATATATCTGTAACTCAAGTAAATATTGCAGCAGCAGAGTCTCAAATTAGAGATGTTGACTTTGCAGCAGAATCAGCAAACTTCGCTAAACATAATATTTTAGCTCAGTCTGGATCTTATGCAATGAGTCAAGCTAATGCTGTTCAGCAGAATGTTTTAAGATTATTACAATAG
- the topA gene encoding type I DNA topoisomerase gives MNLIIVESPAKAKTIKNFLGKEYEVIASKGHIRDLPKSRFGITVDEDNQLVPAYSVAKENAATVKEIKDLAKKADVIYIATDEDREGEAIGWHIAHAIKRDPEELPRIVFHEITKTAINHALESARKIDMNMVNAQQARRMLDRVVGYKLSPLLASKIQKGLSGGRVQSSTLKLVVDREREIKAFIPVEYWSIDTLFKTDIEATLIAHKGDKLSKLSIENKNDAEAITKSVSADTFVISKIETKQRKTSTPPPFMTSTLQQTASSKLGFTPKKTMMVAQALYEGVKTPDGTSGVITYMRTDSLNMAAEAVGAVRGIIESRYGKKYLPEEPKFYGKKAKGAQEAHEAIRPTMLHFSPEVAQSFLKADEIKLYRLIYERFMACQMNDAMFEQQSIIFEGEENEYRASGRKLIFDGFYAVTGTEDKDKLLPTLKEGEKAEIQTINPEQHFTEPPARYSEASLIKKLESEGVGRPSTYAPTIATLSGRTYVTIEKKQIIPTEIAFTVTEMLEKNFANIVDISFTANMEEKLDEISEGENDWQKLLSDFYFPFMDQVAEGKEKIISLKLAKPLGRTCPKCGEHELLLRSGRFGNFVACSGFPKCKYTEQVDEEGNKIEVKVETSDEACDKCGKEMIVKNGRNGKFLACSGYPDCKNTKSMDIETKVSEVPCPDCGGEISLKNSRRGAFWGCGNYPDCKFISKFEPTTIKCKEKDCKGVLAQRVYRNKDIYECVKCKTRTPRGEEAK, from the coding sequence TTGAACTTAATTATCGTCGAGTCACCAGCTAAAGCAAAGACAATTAAAAACTTTTTAGGTAAAGAATATGAAGTTATCGCGTCTAAAGGTCACATTCGTGATTTACCTAAATCTCGTTTTGGAATTACAGTAGATGAGGACAACCAACTTGTTCCAGCATACAGTGTTGCAAAAGAGAATGCTGCTACAGTTAAAGAGATTAAAGACTTAGCAAAGAAAGCAGATGTTATATATATCGCGACCGATGAGGATCGTGAAGGTGAAGCTATTGGTTGGCATATTGCTCACGCTATAAAAAGAGATCCTGAGGAACTTCCTCGTATAGTTTTTCACGAGATTACTAAAACTGCCATAAACCATGCACTAGAATCTGCTCGTAAGATAGATATGAATATGGTTAACGCTCAACAAGCTCGCCGTATGCTAGATCGTGTTGTTGGATATAAACTCTCGCCACTGCTCGCGAGCAAAATTCAAAAAGGTTTATCTGGAGGTCGTGTTCAATCTTCAACTCTGAAGCTTGTAGTTGATCGCGAAAGAGAAATCAAAGCTTTTATTCCTGTAGAGTACTGGTCAATTGACACTCTATTTAAAACAGATATAGAAGCAACTCTTATTGCACATAAGGGTGACAAACTATCTAAACTCTCAATTGAAAACAAAAATGATGCAGAGGCTATCACTAAAAGTGTTAGTGCTGATACATTTGTTATCTCAAAAATTGAGACTAAACAGAGAAAGACATCTACTCCTCCACCGTTTATGACTTCTACTCTTCAGCAGACTGCATCTAGCAAATTAGGCTTCACTCCTAAAAAAACTATGATGGTTGCACAAGCTCTTTATGAAGGTGTTAAAACTCCTGATGGTACATCTGGTGTTATTACATATATGAGAACAGATTCACTTAACATGGCTGCAGAAGCTGTTGGTGCAGTTCGTGGGATTATTGAAAGCAGATATGGTAAAAAATATCTTCCTGAGGAGCCAAAATTTTATGGCAAAAAAGCAAAAGGCGCACAAGAAGCTCACGAGGCTATCCGCCCTACTATGCTTCACTTCTCTCCAGAAGTTGCACAATCATTTTTAAAAGCGGATGAGATTAAACTTTACCGTCTGATTTATGAAAGATTTATGGCTTGTCAAATGAATGATGCTATGTTTGAGCAACAAAGCATCATTTTTGAGGGTGAAGAAAACGAGTATAGAGCAAGTGGCAGAAAGCTGATATTTGACGGTTTTTACGCTGTTACCGGAACTGAGGACAAAGACAAACTTCTTCCAACTCTAAAAGAGGGTGAAAAAGCTGAGATTCAAACTATAAATCCGGAGCAACACTTTACAGAACCACCTGCTCGTTACTCTGAAGCATCTCTAATTAAAAAACTGGAGTCTGAGGGAGTTGGTCGTCCATCTACTTACGCTCCAACCATTGCAACTCTCAGTGGTCGTACTTATGTAACGATTGAGAAAAAACAAATCATTCCGACAGAGATAGCATTTACTGTAACTGAGATGCTGGAGAAAAACTTTGCAAATATTGTAGATATATCTTTTACTGCAAATATGGAAGAAAAACTTGATGAGATTTCTGAAGGTGAAAATGACTGGCAAAAACTTCTAAGTGATTTCTACTTTCCTTTTATGGATCAAGTTGCTGAAGGTAAAGAGAAAATAATCTCTCTTAAACTTGCAAAACCATTAGGTCGTACTTGTCCAAAATGTGGAGAGCATGAGTTGCTACTTCGTTCTGGTCGTTTTGGTAACTTTGTAGCTTGTAGTGGTTTTCCAAAGTGTAAATACACAGAACAAGTTGATGAAGAAGGTAATAAAATAGAAGTGAAAGTTGAAACAAGCGACGAAGCTTGTGACAAGTGTGGAAAAGAGATGATCGTTAAAAATGGTAGAAATGGTAAATTTTTAGCATGTAGCGGTTACCCTGATTGTAAAAATACTAAAAGTATGGATATTGAGACTAAAGTCAGTGAAGTTCCTTGTCCTGATTGTGGCGGTGAAATAAGTCTTAAAAACTCTAGACGTGGGGCATTTTGGGGATGTGGGAACTACCCAGATTGTAAATTTATATCTAAGTTCGAGCCTACAACTATTAAATGTAAAGAAAAGGATTGTAAGGGAGTTCTTGCCCAGAGAGTTTATAGAAACAAAGATATTTATGAATGTGTTAAGTGTAAAACTAGGACCCCAAGAGGCGAAGAAGCGAAGTAA
- a CDS encoding YfcE family phosphodiesterase: MKIGIISDTHTKVQMAKDALNFLIENGAEFIIHAGDIVEVEILNLLKNCGVRYIAVYGNNDAHLAQYHGKYNLVQEPHYFKLANSKFKLMHMPYYMAPDADIVVFGHTHEFESDYKNGTLFLNPGESCARNKSISECAMLEVTEPTLLVTYYTKERKEDTFKHQIFSYERIKS; this comes from the coding sequence ATGAAGATAGGCATTATTTCAGATACTCACACCAAGGTTCAAATGGCAAAAGATGCACTCAATTTTCTTATAGAAAATGGTGCAGAGTTTATCATTCATGCTGGAGATATTGTAGAAGTTGAGATATTAAACCTCCTTAAAAATTGCGGAGTCAGGTACATAGCAGTCTATGGAAACAACGATGCTCACCTTGCCCAATATCATGGCAAATATAATTTAGTTCAAGAGCCTCACTACTTTAAACTTGCAAACTCAAAATTTAAACTTATGCACATGCCTTACTATATGGCACCAGATGCTGATATTGTAGTATTTGGTCATACACATGAGTTTGAAAGTGATTATAAAAACGGTACTCTATTTTTAAATCCTGGTGAGTCTTGTGCAAGAAATAAATCTATTTCCGAATGTGCTATGCTCGAAGTAACTGAACCGACACTATTAGTGACTTACTACACTAAAGAGAGAAAAGAGGACACTTTTAAACATCAAATATTTTCATATGAGAGAATAAAATCATGA
- a CDS encoding biotin synthase, giving the protein MNKEIFLCSICNINSGTCNEDCKFCSQSVRYKADIQRYKQKDIDIILKEAVTARDNGALGFCLVTADKGLNDKTLDFVCSIAKVLTLQVPQLRLIACNGTATLEQLLVLKEAGIKAYNHNLETSREFYPRICTTHPWDERYETCLNVNKAGLVLISGGIFGLGETDADRVSMLESLNSLNPSSVPINFYHHNEALELEPNSLDIEEAFSLIKLTRDTIPKADRIMIAGGRELMFGDRQNEIFKYGANSIVIGNYLTTSGRVMSKDLDMLQSLNLKVAKTVT; this is encoded by the coding sequence ATGAACAAAGAAATTTTTTTATGTTCAATCTGTAACATAAACAGCGGAACATGCAACGAAGACTGTAAGTTTTGTTCACAAAGTGTAAGATACAAAGCAGATATACAACGCTATAAACAAAAAGACATAGATATTATTTTAAAAGAAGCAGTCACTGCCAGAGATAATGGTGCTTTGGGTTTTTGTCTTGTAACAGCAGACAAAGGTCTCAATGATAAAACTCTTGACTTCGTATGTTCTATTGCAAAAGTTTTAACTTTACAAGTGCCACAACTAAGACTTATAGCATGTAATGGAACAGCGACTCTGGAGCAATTACTAGTCTTAAAAGAAGCTGGAATCAAAGCATATAACCACAACTTAGAGACTTCGAGAGAATTTTATCCCCGTATTTGTACAACACACCCTTGGGATGAACGCTATGAGACTTGCTTAAATGTAAATAAAGCTGGTTTAGTTCTTATAAGTGGTGGTATATTTGGGCTTGGAGAGACAGATGCAGATAGAGTGTCTATGCTGGAGTCTCTAAACTCTCTAAATCCAAGTTCTGTACCAATAAACTTTTATCACCATAATGAAGCTCTAGAATTAGAGCCAAACTCATTAGATATAGAAGAAGCATTTTCACTTATAAAACTAACAAGAGATACAATCCCTAAAGCAGATAGAATCATGATTGCCGGCGGAAGAGAACTAATGTTTGGTGATAGACAAAATGAGATTTTCAAATATGGTGCTAACTCAATTGTAATAGGAAACTATCTTACAACAAGCGGTCGAGTTATGAGTAAAGATTTAGATATGCTACAATCTCTAAATCTAAAAGTAGCAAAAACTGTAACATGA
- a CDS encoding cation:proton antiporter, producing MSDNVVLIITISLIIIFSPFFARLLKLPTTPIEIILGSLLGYIGFLHNEHLFDIVAELGFLYLMFIAGTEINLKKVIKTPVNLMKKVIFYLIILYTFSILISVYLNLGKIFMVLLPLISVGLVATLSKEYGKTSWLGLSMTAGGIGEVVSIGFLTLTSAALTSGFGIGLIKTIFALMLFLLFMFLLFRAMELLFWWFPGVSTALMPVEDNKEQDIRLSMGIFFLLVGAMLYLNLELAFGAFLAGIFIPTFFEHKHELPEKLASYGFGFLIPIFFIHIGSSFNLDALTMDGLISKALIIASVMIVMRVIASIVFIKELGLINSILMGLSHSMPLTLLIAMATLAYNASSIDTLHYYAFILAALFQVISVMIIIKLINNYKLKRGI from the coding sequence ATGAGTGATAACGTTGTTTTAATTATTACAATTTCACTTATTATTATCTTTTCCCCATTTTTTGCAAGACTTCTAAAACTTCCTACTACACCTATTGAAATAATTCTGGGTTCCCTTTTAGGATATATTGGTTTTTTACATAATGAACACCTCTTTGATATAGTCGCAGAGCTTGGATTTTTATATTTGATGTTTATTGCAGGTACAGAGATTAACCTCAAAAAAGTTATAAAAACACCTGTAAACCTTATGAAAAAGGTTATCTTTTATCTTATTATCCTATATACTTTTTCCATACTTATTTCTGTGTATCTAAACCTTGGAAAGATATTTATGGTGCTTCTTCCTCTAATCTCGGTTGGACTTGTTGCTACTCTTTCTAAAGAGTATGGTAAAACATCTTGGCTCGGTTTATCTATGACTGCAGGTGGTATAGGTGAAGTTGTCAGTATCGGCTTTCTAACTCTAACCTCTGCAGCCCTAACCTCTGGTTTTGGTATTGGACTCATTAAAACAATCTTTGCCCTTATGCTATTTTTATTATTTATGTTTTTGTTATTTCGTGCAATGGAACTACTGTTTTGGTGGTTTCCGGGAGTATCAACTGCGCTGATGCCAGTAGAAGACAACAAAGAACAAGATATCCGTCTCTCCATGGGAATCTTCTTCCTGCTTGTTGGTGCAATGCTATACCTTAACCTAGAACTTGCCTTTGGAGCATTCTTAGCCGGTATATTTATACCAACATTTTTTGAGCATAAACACGAACTTCCCGAAAAACTTGCATCCTATGGATTTGGATTTTTGATTCCTATATTTTTCATACATATTGGAAGTTCATTTAACCTAGATGCACTTACAATGGATGGTTTGATTTCTAAAGCTCTTATTATCGCTTCTGTAATGATTGTTATGAGAGTGATAGCATCTATAGTTTTTATAAAAGAGCTAGGTCTTATAAACTCTATTCTTATGGGACTATCTCATTCTATGCCTCTAACACTTCTTATAGCTATGGCAACACTGGCATATAACGCTTCAAGTATAGACACTCTGCACTATTACGCATTCATTTTAGCTGCTCTGTTTCAGGTTATAAGTGTTATGATTATTATCAAACTTATCAATAACTATAAACTTAAAAGGGGGATTTGA